A genomic segment from Thermostichus lividus PCC 6715 encodes:
- a CDS encoding phosphatidate cytidylyltransferase, producing the protein MPWIRISSGLVAIAVALIITLLGGWYFCLGIGALIYLGQLEYFELARAKGSAPAAKTTLVVSQVLLITALLRPDLADAVFPVAGTLICFYLLFQPKLASIADISTSIMGLFYGGYLPSYWVRLRGLDHTATLPLGGFWPQQWHLEALPLGLQATLLAFTCIWAADIGAYTVGKLFGRTRLSHISPKKTVEGAVFGVLGSLAVAFWGAYSLQWPWPWFAGATLGLLIGIASLLGDLTESMMKRDAGVKDSGQLIPGHGGILDRADSYVFTAPLVFYFVTLLLPALGQWHP; encoded by the coding sequence ATGCCGTGGATACGCATTTCCAGTGGACTTGTTGCGATCGCGGTGGCATTGATAATAACCCTCTTGGGGGGATGGTACTTTTGCTTGGGTATTGGTGCCTTAATTTACCTAGGGCAACTGGAATATTTTGAACTAGCGCGTGCCAAAGGCAGTGCCCCAGCGGCTAAAACCACCTTAGTTGTCAGTCAGGTGCTACTGATTACTGCGCTGTTGCGTCCCGATTTGGCCGATGCCGTCTTTCCTGTCGCCGGTACCCTAATTTGCTTTTACCTGCTGTTTCAGCCTAAACTGGCCTCCATTGCCGACATTTCTACCTCCATCATGGGGCTATTCTACGGCGGGTATCTCCCCAGCTATTGGGTGCGCCTACGGGGGCTAGATCATACTGCCACCCTTCCCTTAGGCGGGTTTTGGCCACAGCAGTGGCACTTAGAGGCTCTCCCCCTAGGATTGCAGGCAACCCTGTTAGCGTTTACCTGTATTTGGGCGGCGGATATTGGGGCTTATACCGTCGGCAAGCTGTTTGGTCGCACCCGCCTATCGCACATTAGCCCCAAGAAAACTGTTGAAGGGGCGGTATTTGGTGTTTTAGGGAGCTTAGCCGTCGCCTTTTGGGGTGCCTATTCCCTCCAGTGGCCATGGCCGTGGTTCGCCGGAGCCACCCTAGGCTTGCTCATTGGCATTGCTAGCCTCTTGGGCGACCTCACCGAATCAATGATGAAGCGGGATGCCGGGGTTAAAGACTCTGGGCAGTTGATTCCTGGCCATGGGGGGATTCTGGATCGTGCCGATAGCTACGTCTTCACCGCCCCGCTTGTGTTTTACTTTGTTACCTTGCTGCTGCCAGCCTTGGGGCAATGGCACCCCTGA
- a CDS encoding anti-sigma factor family protein — protein sequence MMDELDHCKRDHFELLSAYLDGEVTAGERQQVEAWLASDPKAQRLYQRLLTLKVQMQQLPVPVSPCPTDYLAARVIAKAQRRPRAVWVWGGVGATLAASVVGVLNGLLPNPLPGSQIAVTSPASIAPEVSPVPVEPTAVGLMLSLDRPPVAIPVSETAPSALTEASTNTAKQD from the coding sequence ATGATGGACGAACTGGATCACTGCAAACGAGATCACTTCGAATTGCTGAGTGCCTATCTCGATGGTGAAGTCACGGCTGGGGAGCGACAGCAGGTGGAGGCATGGCTCGCCAGCGATCCTAAGGCTCAACGACTGTACCAGCGGCTGTTAACCCTAAAAGTGCAAATGCAGCAACTTCCCGTGCCTGTGTCCCCTTGCCCTACGGATTATTTGGCAGCTCGGGTCATTGCCAAGGCGCAGCGTCGCCCCCGCGCAGTGTGGGTATGGGGAGGGGTGGGTGCCACCCTAGCTGCATCGGTGGTGGGTGTTCTCAATGGGCTTCTCCCTAACCCACTCCCCGGATCACAGATTGCAGTGACTAGTCCTGCCAGCATTGCTCCAGAGGTGTCTCCTGTACCCGTTGAACCTACAGCTGTTGGCCTGATGCTCAGCCTCGATCGCCCTCCCGTTGCAATTCCGGTGAGTGAGACTGCCCCTTCTGCTCTCACAGAAGCATCTACCAATACTGCCAAACAGGACTAA
- a CDS encoding dihydroorotase codes for MAWRLLQQVRVVDPLNRADYRADVLFRGDELVAIAPADIPPESERVPAEQLILAPPLVDLYSHSGQPGYEARESLTSLLAAAAAGGVQHLTLLPTTQPVIDDPAVWNSIQHDLPAESWTQVRVWAALSQGGAGKALSNLAELAAAGVVGFCDDSGLVNWPLLQRALTYLQPIQKCVALWPFDATLAAHGVARESLDALRLGLAEQLICCETIPLLAILELGRTVTTPIHLMRLSTARSVEILTQAKPETVTASVCWLHLLFDTGDLATYDPNLRLEPPLGTPTDRQSLIEGVKTGVIEAIAIDHTPLLYEEKMISFAEALPGAIGLELALPALWQGLVAPGHLTAVDLWHAISTAPARILGLAPPQLQPPSRNVILFDPTAAWTVNAQSLRSRCHNTPYWQRTLRGQLSALSPSMSSGRTH; via the coding sequence ATGGCATGGCGACTGCTGCAACAGGTGCGGGTGGTGGATCCGCTCAACCGCGCAGATTACCGTGCGGATGTGCTCTTTAGGGGCGATGAACTGGTGGCGATCGCCCCAGCGGACATTCCCCCTGAGAGCGAGCGGGTCCCTGCTGAGCAGTTAATTTTGGCACCCCCTTTAGTAGATCTCTACAGCCACAGCGGCCAACCAGGGTACGAAGCGCGCGAAAGCCTAACCTCTCTGCTTGCTGCTGCGGCGGCGGGGGGGGTGCAGCACCTGACTCTTTTGCCTACTACCCAACCCGTCATTGATGATCCAGCGGTGTGGAACTCAATCCAGCACGATTTGCCCGCAGAGAGTTGGACGCAGGTGCGGGTGTGGGCGGCTCTCAGCCAAGGGGGTGCAGGCAAGGCTCTTAGCAATCTAGCGGAACTGGCCGCAGCCGGCGTAGTGGGGTTTTGCGATGACTCCGGCCTCGTCAATTGGCCATTATTGCAGCGCGCTCTCACCTATTTGCAACCTATCCAGAAATGTGTGGCGCTTTGGCCGTTTGACGCAACCTTGGCGGCCCATGGCGTTGCCCGCGAGAGTTTAGACGCCCTGCGCTTGGGTCTGGCAGAGCAACTAATCTGCTGTGAAACCATTCCCCTACTGGCAATTTTGGAGCTAGGGCGCACCGTCACGACCCCTATTCATCTGATGCGCCTCTCCACCGCTCGCAGTGTTGAAATCTTAACGCAGGCTAAGCCGGAGACTGTTACCGCCAGCGTTTGTTGGTTGCATCTACTGTTTGACACTGGGGACTTGGCCACCTACGATCCAAACCTGCGCCTTGAGCCACCCCTCGGAACCCCTACGGATCGCCAGTCCTTAATTGAGGGGGTCAAAACAGGCGTGATTGAGGCGATCGCCATTGACCACACCCCCCTCCTTTACGAGGAAAAAATGATCTCCTTTGCCGAAGCCCTCCCGGGGGCAATTGGTCTGGAGTTGGCCTTGCCCGCCCTCTGGCAGGGATTAGTCGCCCCTGGGCACCTCACGGCGGTTGACCTCTGGCACGCCATCAGTACCGCGCCTGCCCGCATTCTTGGCCTTGCCCCCCCGCAGTTGCAGCCCCCTAGCCGCAACGTTATCCTGTTTGATCCGACGGCAGCATGGACGGTAAATGCCCAAAGCCTGCGATCGCGCTGCCACAATACCCCCTACTGGCAGCGCACCCTACGGGGTCAACTGTCGGCGCTTTCGCCAAGCATGTCCTCTGGACGCACCCACTGA
- the secD gene encoding protein translocase subunit SecD, which produces MGKYRGWLIAILVLLMAATWVIVRTPARLGLDLRGGAQLTLQVQTTDKVPQITPQVLSAVQSVVQKRIDGLGVAEAVVQTAGDDKLLVQLPGVTDPEQAERILKGTAQLLFAPQKPGTEAQLQVERQIQAQLLLEQTQLLLEQSQNANNPEALADIEAKLAKNRESLAASQQAIANLFAPSELTGAMLQEAFASPVAPGSPNWNVIVRFDPQGAELFARLTKEIAGTGRSIGIFLDDRLISAPTVSAQYAETGIIGGNAEISGGFTAQTANDLAIQLQGGALPVPLEVVENRTVGASLGQDSIRDSLYAGVVGLVLVLVFMVAYYRLPGLIADIALVLYAIFTYAAFLLFGVTLTLPGIAGFILSIGMAVDANVLIFERTREELRLGKTLYRSVESGFDRAFASILDSNVTTLIACGALFALGTGFVRGFAVTLAIGIGVSMFTALTCSRSFLFYAISIPSLRKPTWFCPKLETLK; this is translated from the coding sequence ATGGGGAAATATCGCGGCTGGCTAATTGCAATTTTAGTTTTACTGATGGCCGCCACATGGGTGATCGTGCGCACCCCGGCTCGCTTAGGTCTGGATCTGCGCGGCGGTGCCCAACTGACCCTCCAGGTGCAAACGACGGATAAAGTGCCGCAAATTACGCCCCAAGTGCTCTCAGCGGTACAAAGTGTGGTGCAAAAGCGCATCGATGGCTTGGGGGTTGCCGAGGCGGTGGTGCAAACCGCAGGCGACGATAAGCTACTGGTGCAGCTGCCGGGGGTCACCGATCCCGAGCAGGCAGAGCGCATTCTCAAGGGAACCGCCCAGTTATTGTTTGCACCCCAAAAGCCCGGCACTGAAGCGCAACTGCAAGTGGAGCGACAAATCCAAGCGCAGCTTCTCCTAGAGCAAACGCAACTCCTGCTAGAGCAATCCCAAAATGCCAACAATCCTGAAGCGTTAGCCGATATTGAGGCCAAGCTTGCTAAAAACCGCGAGTCTCTTGCGGCCAGTCAGCAGGCGATCGCCAACCTCTTTGCGCCTTCAGAGCTTACTGGAGCCATGCTGCAAGAAGCCTTCGCTAGTCCGGTGGCGCCCGGCTCCCCCAACTGGAATGTCATTGTCCGCTTTGACCCCCAAGGGGCAGAGTTGTTTGCCCGCCTCACCAAAGAGATTGCCGGTACGGGCCGCAGCATTGGCATTTTTCTTGATGACCGCCTCATTAGTGCCCCCACGGTGTCTGCGCAGTATGCTGAAACCGGCATTATTGGCGGCAATGCGGAAATTTCCGGTGGCTTTACCGCCCAAACTGCGAACGATCTTGCCATTCAGCTCCAGGGGGGTGCTCTACCGGTACCGCTGGAGGTAGTTGAAAACCGGACGGTGGGCGCGTCCCTTGGCCAAGACAGTATCCGTGATAGCCTCTACGCGGGGGTGGTGGGCCTAGTGCTGGTGCTGGTGTTTATGGTTGCCTATTACCGTTTGCCGGGTCTGATTGCCGATATTGCCCTTGTGCTCTACGCCATTTTTACCTATGCCGCCTTTTTGCTGTTTGGGGTGACCTTAACCCTGCCGGGCATTGCGGGTTTCATCCTCAGTATTGGCATGGCGGTGGATGCGAATGTGCTGATTTTTGAGCGCACCCGCGAAGAACTACGGCTGGGTAAAACCCTCTACCGCTCGGTGGAGTCGGGCTTTGATCGTGCCTTTGCCAGTATTTTAGACAGCAATGTCACCACCCTGATTGCCTGTGGGGCGTTGTTTGCTCTTGGCACGGGCTTTGTGCGAGGGTTTGCCGTGACCCTAGCCATTGGCATTGGGGTGAGTATGTTCACCGCCCTGACCTGTAGCCGTAGCTTCTTGTTCTACGCCATTAGCATCCCCAGCTTGCGTAAACCCACGTGGTTTTGTCCCAAACTGGAGACCCTGAAATGA
- a CDS encoding histidine phosphatase family protein: MSTRVIIVRHGESTFNVEQRVQGHSDSSSLTERGHWMAQQVGAALQGIPIRKIYTSPLKRAQETAEDIYQQLGSLGIPAPIPMDLLKEIALPAWEDLPFAAVKERFPEDYRRWQEAPDTLVMRTLDETGEPKDFFPVLDLFDRAGLVLDTLLPQHDNDTILIVGHSGMNRALICTALGLGVKGYLRLQQANGGISVLNFAHGRHQPAQIEALNLTSHLNDPFPEPRFKAHTLRIFLVRHGETNWNREGRFQGQIDVPLNENGRAQAATVADFLKDVTFHHALSSPLLRPKDTALAILQHHPDVSLELEPALAEISHGDWEGKFEPEVEAQYPGELERWRTTPAAVQMPNGENLQQVHDRVVTAWEQWLEAWKASALTPHNVLVVAHDATNKVLLCHIVGLGIENFWLFKQGNGSVTVIDYPLKGGLPRLQAVNITTHLGGVLDRTAAGAL; the protein is encoded by the coding sequence CTGAGTACCCGAGTTATTATTGTCCGCCACGGTGAAAGCACATTTAACGTTGAACAGCGCGTCCAAGGTCATAGTGATTCCTCCTCGCTGACGGAGCGTGGTCATTGGATGGCGCAGCAGGTGGGTGCAGCATTACAGGGCATCCCCATCCGCAAAATTTACACCAGCCCCCTTAAGCGTGCTCAGGAAACGGCTGAGGACATTTACCAGCAACTAGGCAGTCTAGGGATCCCTGCCCCTATCCCTATGGATTTGCTCAAGGAAATTGCCTTACCTGCGTGGGAAGACTTACCCTTTGCAGCGGTGAAAGAGCGGTTTCCAGAGGACTATCGCCGCTGGCAAGAGGCACCGGACACCTTAGTCATGCGGACCCTAGATGAGACTGGGGAGCCAAAGGACTTCTTCCCAGTCCTAGATTTGTTTGATCGGGCCGGTCTAGTCTTGGATACGCTGCTGCCCCAGCACGACAATGATACTATCCTGATTGTGGGCCACAGTGGTATGAACCGCGCCTTAATCTGCACAGCCTTGGGCTTGGGGGTCAAGGGCTATTTGCGGCTGCAACAGGCCAATGGCGGCATCAGTGTTCTCAACTTTGCCCACGGTCGGCACCAACCGGCGCAGATAGAAGCCCTGAACCTTACCAGTCATCTCAACGATCCCTTTCCGGAACCCCGGTTTAAGGCGCACACCCTGCGTATCTTTTTGGTGCGCCATGGTGAAACCAATTGGAACCGCGAAGGACGGTTTCAAGGCCAGATTGATGTGCCCCTTAATGAGAATGGTCGTGCCCAAGCGGCAACTGTGGCAGATTTTCTCAAGGATGTAACCTTCCACCATGCCCTGAGTAGCCCCCTATTGCGCCCCAAAGACACAGCCTTAGCCATTTTGCAGCACCATCCCGATGTTTCCTTAGAGCTAGAGCCAGCCTTGGCAGAAATTAGCCATGGTGACTGGGAAGGCAAGTTTGAGCCAGAGGTGGAAGCGCAGTACCCAGGGGAGCTAGAGCGGTGGCGCACCACCCCAGCGGCGGTGCAAATGCCCAACGGGGAAAACCTGCAACAGGTGCACGATCGCGTCGTCACAGCGTGGGAGCAGTGGCTCGAGGCATGGAAAGCCAGTGCCCTTACCCCCCACAATGTTTTGGTTGTGGCTCACGATGCCACCAATAAAGTGCTGCTGTGCCATATTGTCGGCCTAGGGATCGAGAACTTCTGGCTCTTTAAGCAAGGCAATGGCAGTGTGACGGTGATTGACTACCCGCTAAAAGGAGGGCTGCCGCGGCTACAGGCGGTCAACATTACCACCCATTTAGGGGGCGTGCTGGATCGGACGGCAGCCGGAGCCTTGTAA
- a CDS encoding alpha-ketoacid dehydrogenase subunit beta, which produces MAETLMFNALRAAIDEEMERDPTVFVLGEDVGHYGGSYKVTKDLYKKYGELRLLDTPIAENSFTGMAIGAAMTGLRPIVEGMNMGFLLLAFNQIANNAGMLRYTSGGNFKIPIVIRGPGGVGRQLGAEHSQRLEAYFQAVPGLKIVACSTPYNAKGLLKSAIRDPNPVLFFEHVLLYNLKENLPEEEYYLPLDKAEVVRPGTEVTILTYSRMRHHVLQAVRTLENEGYDPEVIDLISLKPLDFETIGASVCKTHRVVIVEECMKTGGIGAELSASIMERYFDELDAPVVRLSSQDVPTPYNGTLENLTIVQPPQIVAAVQKLVRGQI; this is translated from the coding sequence ATGGCCGAAACCTTGATGTTTAATGCCCTCCGTGCTGCCATTGATGAAGAAATGGAGCGTGACCCTACCGTATTTGTACTGGGGGAAGACGTAGGACATTATGGCGGCTCCTACAAAGTCACCAAAGACCTCTACAAAAAGTACGGCGAACTCCGCCTGCTGGATACCCCCATTGCCGAAAATAGCTTTACGGGAATGGCCATTGGGGCAGCCATGACCGGTCTGCGTCCCATTGTTGAAGGCATGAACATGGGCTTTTTGCTGCTGGCCTTTAACCAAATTGCCAATAATGCCGGGATGCTGCGCTATACGTCCGGCGGCAACTTCAAAATTCCGATTGTGATCCGCGGGCCTGGGGGGGTAGGGCGGCAACTGGGGGCAGAGCACTCCCAGCGCCTAGAAGCCTATTTCCAAGCGGTTCCAGGGTTGAAAATTGTTGCCTGCTCAACCCCCTACAATGCCAAAGGGCTATTGAAATCGGCCATTCGTGACCCCAACCCTGTTCTCTTTTTTGAGCACGTGCTGCTGTACAACCTCAAGGAAAACCTACCGGAAGAGGAGTATTACTTGCCCCTTGACAAAGCAGAGGTGGTTCGTCCGGGAACGGAGGTCACTATTCTCACCTATTCGCGGATGCGGCACCATGTCCTGCAAGCGGTGAGAACCCTTGAAAACGAGGGCTACGATCCGGAGGTGATTGATTTAATTTCCCTGAAGCCCCTTGACTTTGAGACCATTGGCGCATCAGTTTGTAAAACCCATCGTGTTGTTATTGTTGAAGAATGCATGAAAACCGGTGGCATTGGCGCAGAACTCTCGGCCTCTATTATGGAGCGTTACTTTGACGAGTTAGATGCCCCAGTGGTGCGGCTCTCCTCTCAGGACGTTCCCACCCCCTACAATGGCACCCTCGAGAACCTAACCATCGTGCAACCGCCGCAAATTGTGGCCGCTGTGCAGAAACTGGTGCGGGGTCAGATTTAA
- the fumC gene encoding class II fumarate hydratase: protein MAPATRTESDSLGTIEVPADCYWGAQTARSLKYFPIGGLKMPLAVIYAMARLKQAAAIANRDLGVLAPEKAAWICQAAAEIIDGRWDNQFPLSIWQTGSGTQTNMNVNEVIANRAIELAGGTKGTKTPIHPNDHVNCSQSSNDTFPTAMHIATVLEVQERLLPMLQNMLAALEEKTAAFANIIKIGRTHLMDAVPLTLGQEFSGYASQLAACQHHLQYCLQHLYPLAIGGTAVGTGLNAPPGFGDRVAQELARMTGYPFCVAENRFAALAAHDPLVLLSGALKTLAVALMKMANDIRWLGSGPRCGLGELILPANEPGSSIMPGKVNPTQCEALTMVCVQVMGNDAAIGMAGSQGNFELNVFKPLIIHNVLCSIELLSDAGSAFTDFCLRGLQPNHPQIQTHLERSLMLVTALNPRIGYDKAAAVAKKAYSEQKTLKEAAVELGYLTPEEFDQWVRPEDMLGESADS, encoded by the coding sequence ATGGCTCCTGCAACCCGCACCGAATCCGATTCCCTAGGTACGATTGAGGTTCCCGCTGACTGTTATTGGGGCGCCCAGACGGCACGATCCCTAAAATACTTTCCCATTGGCGGCCTAAAAATGCCCCTTGCGGTCATTTATGCCATGGCACGGCTGAAGCAAGCAGCGGCGATCGCCAACCGGGATCTAGGTGTTCTGGCGCCGGAGAAAGCGGCGTGGATCTGTCAAGCAGCAGCGGAAATCATTGACGGTCGTTGGGATAATCAGTTTCCGCTATCGATTTGGCAGACCGGCAGTGGCACGCAAACCAATATGAATGTCAATGAGGTCATTGCCAACCGTGCCATTGAGTTAGCGGGAGGCACAAAGGGAACCAAAACCCCCATTCACCCTAATGATCACGTTAACTGTAGTCAGTCCTCGAATGATACGTTTCCCACCGCAATGCACATCGCCACTGTCTTAGAGGTACAGGAGCGGCTGCTGCCCATGCTGCAAAACATGCTGGCGGCTCTGGAGGAAAAAACCGCTGCGTTTGCCAACATTATTAAAATTGGGCGCACTCACCTGATGGATGCGGTGCCCCTCACCCTTGGTCAAGAGTTTTCGGGGTATGCTAGCCAGTTGGCGGCCTGTCAACACCACTTGCAGTACTGCCTCCAGCACCTTTATCCCCTAGCCATTGGCGGTACCGCCGTCGGCACCGGCTTAAATGCCCCCCCCGGCTTTGGCGATCGCGTTGCTCAAGAGTTAGCCCGGATGACCGGCTATCCCTTCTGTGTTGCCGAAAATCGCTTTGCGGCCTTGGCGGCTCACGATCCCCTAGTGCTGTTGAGTGGTGCCCTCAAAACGCTGGCGGTGGCCTTGATGAAAATGGCCAATGATATTCGCTGGTTAGGGTCGGGTCCTCGCTGTGGGTTGGGGGAATTAATCTTGCCCGCCAATGAACCCGGCTCATCGATTATGCCTGGCAAGGTGAACCCGACCCAGTGCGAAGCCTTGACCATGGTGTGTGTGCAGGTGATGGGCAATGATGCGGCCATTGGTATGGCTGGTAGTCAGGGCAACTTTGAACTCAATGTGTTTAAGCCCCTCATCATCCACAATGTACTGTGCTCCATTGAACTCCTCAGCGATGCGGGGTCTGCCTTTACGGACTTTTGTTTGCGGGGGCTACAGCCGAATCACCCCCAAATTCAGACGCATTTAGAGCGATCCTTGATGCTCGTGACCGCCTTGAACCCCCGTATTGGTTACGACAAGGCGGCAGCCGTGGCTAAAAAAGCCTATAGCGAGCAGAAAACCCTCAAGGAGGCTGCCGTAGAGCTGGGCTACCTCACCCCAGAGGAGTTTGATCAGTGGGTGCGTCCAGAGGACATGCTTGGCGAAAGCGCCGACAGTTGA
- the ruvC gene encoding crossover junction endodeoxyribonuclease RuvC has protein sequence MHHRQLYLVCYLSRPAVRILGVDPGLATLGYGCIEMTPTSCHVCDFGVITTTAKEPVGDRLHSLYTDLHQLIPALRPDVVAIEKLFFYKMSHTIVVAQARGVILLVLSQLGCPLLEFTPAQVKQTLTGYGNATKTEVQLAVQRELDLATLPRPDDAADALAIALTASRHHETPCS, from the coding sequence ATGCACCATAGGCAATTGTATCTTGTCTGTTACCTCTCGAGGCCAGCCGTGCGTATCTTAGGGGTTGATCCGGGCTTGGCCACCCTTGGCTATGGCTGCATTGAAATGACACCCACAAGCTGCCACGTCTGCGATTTTGGGGTGATCACAACCACTGCCAAGGAACCTGTTGGCGATCGCCTGCACAGTCTTTACACTGACCTACACCAGTTAATTCCAGCCCTGCGCCCTGACGTGGTGGCGATCGAAAAATTATTTTTCTATAAAATGAGCCACACCATTGTGGTTGCTCAGGCGCGGGGGGTGATTCTCTTGGTGCTGAGTCAACTGGGGTGTCCGCTTTTGGAGTTTACGCCTGCCCAGGTCAAGCAAACACTGACAGGGTATGGCAACGCCACCAAAACTGAGGTGCAACTGGCGGTACAGCGGGAACTTGACTTGGCTACCCTCCCTAGGCCGGATGATGCGGCTGATGCCTTGGCGATCGCCCTTACTGCCAGCCGTCACCACGAGACTCCCTGTTCCTAG
- a CDS encoding sigma-70 family RNA polymerase sigma factor, whose product MTSSIPLAWPSVEETCYRVTLPLTKLSPQELVIRCQAGRSPDRAAFTELLRRHQAHVERLIYHLAPDWEDRADLVQEVWIRVYRNIHKLQDASKFRGWLSRIATNLFYDELRKRKRHQAPLSLDAPLKTHDGEILWELASSDASPDELLHTDEFYDQLRQAIANLPETFRTTIVLREIEGLSYEEIAQITGVSLGTVKSRIARARQRLQTELQPHLDSPRS is encoded by the coding sequence ATGACATCCAGTATCCCCCTTGCTTGGCCCAGTGTTGAGGAGACCTGTTACCGGGTGACGCTGCCGCTAACAAAACTTTCACCACAGGAATTGGTGATTCGCTGTCAGGCGGGGAGATCACCCGATCGAGCCGCGTTTACAGAGTTGTTACGCCGCCATCAAGCTCACGTGGAGCGACTGATCTATCACTTGGCACCGGACTGGGAGGATCGAGCCGATTTAGTACAAGAAGTGTGGATACGGGTGTACCGGAATATTCATAAGTTACAGGATGCCAGTAAATTTCGCGGTTGGCTCAGCCGTATTGCCACAAACCTATTCTATGATGAGCTGCGCAAACGGAAGCGCCACCAAGCTCCCCTCTCCCTCGATGCCCCCCTCAAGACCCATGATGGGGAAATACTATGGGAACTCGCCTCCAGTGATGCCAGTCCGGATGAGTTATTGCATACCGATGAATTTTATGACCAATTGCGACAGGCGATCGCCAACTTGCCGGAAACCTTCCGAACCACGATTGTCCTGCGGGAAATTGAGGGATTGTCCTACGAAGAAATTGCCCAGATCACGGGTGTCTCCTTAGGAACAGTAAAATCAAGAATTGCCCGCGCTCGGCAGCGACTGCAAACGGAATTGCAACCCCACCTTGACAGCCCCCGCTCCTAA